The proteins below are encoded in one region of Oncorhynchus nerka isolate Pitt River linkage group LG15, Oner_Uvic_2.0, whole genome shotgun sequence:
- the zgc:109965 gene encoding nicalin-1-like isoform X1 has translation MLLRILPRAAALLMLCVQLLHASVLPTVSSYEFTAYRMQQYAIQQEKHGCRGAIVQAEARSADEPVLTRRCVIMKLPDFTVERYFEALRQSAAAVLLLLPKNMSAVPQDIIQTFMVSESEALLKDTIMPVYVTPEDEQLLYMYEEVKHAAASRTSSILVRVFRSMVTATVFQILVSNTNPIKPITDSTIITLEGVLPGAGEDAPTIVITAHYDSYGLTPWLSYGADSNGSGVIILLELVRLFQKLYSNPHSQPAYHLLFSLTGSGKYNFLGTKRFIEENMDHAETSLLHDNVAFVLCLDTLANGDDVFLHVSRPPKPGTPQHAFVQHLEQVVSSRFPWVRFGMVHKKINLGESTVSWEHERYAMRRIPGFTLSHLEDPKSELRGSILDTVLHVDLRKMKRNAIIIAESLARFMYNLSDKGSPKDIQVFKGQMEFQDSRMSSLMSFLTSIPRATQLDKDPKHTILVNTLEHELRYYLHQVHRHTFRQDKRDPELTFFDQMEQPMMMYRIKPAAFDLFLGGCIAAYLAIVYYAIENCGYLYTKLKAAVKSKQK, from the exons ATGCTGCTGAGAATTTTGCCCCGAGCGGCTGCACTGCTCATGCTGTGTGTTCAGCTCCTGCATGCCTCTGTGCTGCCTACTGTATCCTCCTACGAGTTCACTGCCTATAGGATGCAGCAGTATGCCATTCAGCAGGAAAAACATG GTTGTCGCGGTGCCATCGTGCAGGCGGAGGCCCGCTCAGCAGACGAACCAGTGTTAACACGACGCTGTGTCATCATGAAGCTGCCGGACTTCACCGTGGAGCGATACTTTGAGGCCCTGAGGCAGAGCGCTGCCGCTGTACTCCTCCTGCTACCCAAAAACATGTCCGCTGTCCCCCAGGACATCATACAG ACCTTCATGGTGAGTGAGAGCGAAGCGTTGTTAAAGGATACCATCATGCCTGTGTACGTGACCCCGGAGGACGAGCAGCTCCTTTATATGTACGAAGAGGTCAAGCACGCCGCAGCCTCTCGCACCTCCTCTATACTGGTCCGAG TGTTCCGTAGTATGGTCACAGCCACCGTATTTCAGATTCTAGTGAGCAACACCAACCCCATCAAGCCCATCACTGACAGTACAATCATTACTCTGGAG GGTGTACTTCCTGGTGCTGGAGAGGATGCGCCCACCATCGTTATCACGGCCCACTACGACTCCTACGGCCTTACTCCA TGGCTGTCATATGGAGCAGACTCCAACGGTAGTGGAGTCATCATCTTGCTTGAGCTGGTCCGTCTTTTCCAGAAACTTTATAGCAACCCCCACAGCCAGCCTGC ataccatctTCTTTTCTCCCTGACTGGCAGTGGAAAGTATAACTTCCTGGGTACCAAGAGGTTTATAGAGGAGAATATGGATCATGCCG AGACCAGCCTTCTCCATGACAATGTGGCGTTTGTTCTGTGTCTGGACACGCTGGCCAATGGGGACGACGTGTTCCTGCACGTGTCCCGCCCCCCCAAACCTGGCACCCCTCAGCATGCCTTCGTACAACATCTGGAGCAG GTAGTTTCTTCCCGGTTCCCTTGGGTGAGGTTTGGGATGGTCCACAAGAAGATCAACTTGGGGGAGTCCACTGTTTCCTGGGAGCACGAGCGCTATGCCATGCGCAGGATACCAGGCTTCACGCTGTCTCACCTGGAGGACCCCAAATCTGAACTCAGAGGCTCCATCCTGGACACTGT GTTGCACGTGGACTTGAGGAAGATGAAGCGCAATGCCATCATTATTGCAGAATCGCTAGCTCGGTTTATGTATAATCTCTCTGACAAG GGTTCCCCAAAAGACATACAGGTCTTCAAGGGCCAAATG GAGTTTCAGGACAGTCGCATGTCTAGCCTGATGTCCTTCCTGACGTCCATCCCACGGGCAACACAGCTGGATaaggatcccaaacacaccatacTGGTGAACACTCTGGAACATGAGCTGAGGTACTATCTGCACCAGGTCCACAGACACACCTTCCGCCAAGACAAGAG GGATCCTGAACTGACCTTTTTTGACCAAATGGAGCAACCAATGATGATGTATAG GATTAAGCCAGCAGCCTTTGACCTCTTCCTTGGGGGCTGTATAGCTGCTTACCTGGCGATAGTCTACTATGCCATCGAG AATTGTGGATATctctacaccaaactgaaagcaGCTGTGAAGTCCAAACAGAAGTAA
- the zgc:109965 gene encoding nicalin-1-like isoform X2, with translation MLLRILPRAAALLMLCVQLLHASVLPTVSSYEFTAYRMQQYAIQQEKHGCRGAIVQAEARSADEPVLTRRCVIMKLPDFTVERYFEALRQSAAAVLLLLPKNMSAVPQDIIQTFMVSESEALLKDTIMPVYVTPEDEQLLYMYEEVKHAAASRTSSILVRVCLQGVLPGAGEDAPTIVITAHYDSYGLTPWLSYGADSNGSGVIILLELVRLFQKLYSNPHSQPAYHLLFSLTGSGKYNFLGTKRFIEENMDHAETSLLHDNVAFVLCLDTLANGDDVFLHVSRPPKPGTPQHAFVQHLEQVVSSRFPWVRFGMVHKKINLGESTVSWEHERYAMRRIPGFTLSHLEDPKSELRGSILDTVLHVDLRKMKRNAIIIAESLARFMYNLSDKGSPKDIQVFKGQMEFQDSRMSSLMSFLTSIPRATQLDKDPKHTILVNTLEHELRYYLHQVHRHTFRQDKRDPELTFFDQMEQPMMMYRIKPAAFDLFLGGCIAAYLAIVYYAIENCGYLYTKLKAAVKSKQK, from the exons ATGCTGCTGAGAATTTTGCCCCGAGCGGCTGCACTGCTCATGCTGTGTGTTCAGCTCCTGCATGCCTCTGTGCTGCCTACTGTATCCTCCTACGAGTTCACTGCCTATAGGATGCAGCAGTATGCCATTCAGCAGGAAAAACATG GTTGTCGCGGTGCCATCGTGCAGGCGGAGGCCCGCTCAGCAGACGAACCAGTGTTAACACGACGCTGTGTCATCATGAAGCTGCCGGACTTCACCGTGGAGCGATACTTTGAGGCCCTGAGGCAGAGCGCTGCCGCTGTACTCCTCCTGCTACCCAAAAACATGTCCGCTGTCCCCCAGGACATCATACAG ACCTTCATGGTGAGTGAGAGCGAAGCGTTGTTAAAGGATACCATCATGCCTGTGTACGTGACCCCGGAGGACGAGCAGCTCCTTTATATGTACGAAGAGGTCAAGCACGCCGCAGCCTCTCGCACCTCCTCTATACTGGTCCGAG TGTGCCTTCAGGGTGTACTTCCTGGTGCTGGAGAGGATGCGCCCACCATCGTTATCACGGCCCACTACGACTCCTACGGCCTTACTCCA TGGCTGTCATATGGAGCAGACTCCAACGGTAGTGGAGTCATCATCTTGCTTGAGCTGGTCCGTCTTTTCCAGAAACTTTATAGCAACCCCCACAGCCAGCCTGC ataccatctTCTTTTCTCCCTGACTGGCAGTGGAAAGTATAACTTCCTGGGTACCAAGAGGTTTATAGAGGAGAATATGGATCATGCCG AGACCAGCCTTCTCCATGACAATGTGGCGTTTGTTCTGTGTCTGGACACGCTGGCCAATGGGGACGACGTGTTCCTGCACGTGTCCCGCCCCCCCAAACCTGGCACCCCTCAGCATGCCTTCGTACAACATCTGGAGCAG GTAGTTTCTTCCCGGTTCCCTTGGGTGAGGTTTGGGATGGTCCACAAGAAGATCAACTTGGGGGAGTCCACTGTTTCCTGGGAGCACGAGCGCTATGCCATGCGCAGGATACCAGGCTTCACGCTGTCTCACCTGGAGGACCCCAAATCTGAACTCAGAGGCTCCATCCTGGACACTGT GTTGCACGTGGACTTGAGGAAGATGAAGCGCAATGCCATCATTATTGCAGAATCGCTAGCTCGGTTTATGTATAATCTCTCTGACAAG GGTTCCCCAAAAGACATACAGGTCTTCAAGGGCCAAATG GAGTTTCAGGACAGTCGCATGTCTAGCCTGATGTCCTTCCTGACGTCCATCCCACGGGCAACACAGCTGGATaaggatcccaaacacaccatacTGGTGAACACTCTGGAACATGAGCTGAGGTACTATCTGCACCAGGTCCACAGACACACCTTCCGCCAAGACAAGAG GGATCCTGAACTGACCTTTTTTGACCAAATGGAGCAACCAATGATGATGTATAG GATTAAGCCAGCAGCCTTTGACCTCTTCCTTGGGGGCTGTATAGCTGCTTACCTGGCGATAGTCTACTATGCCATCGAG AATTGTGGATATctctacaccaaactgaaagcaGCTGTGAAGTCCAAACAGAAGTAA
- the LOC115143020 gene encoding GTP-binding protein REM 1-like isoform X1 → MATVMTHTQREGKETLRRRASTPIPASHHPGTRGRDPPADPHHPPLGQSASYHPGDKSLHCRANWSSDDSDNDSDGSGADCLYHVVLLGDHGVGKSSLANIFAGIQEKDAHDHTGEDTYEKTMIVDGEETTLIVMDTWENEKQEEDEKWVQDYCMQVGNAYVIVYSITDRSSFESASELRIQLRRIRQAENIPIILVGNKSDLVRSREVAVEEGRACAVVFDCKFIETSASLHHNVHELFEGIVRQIRLRRDSKETNERRRSVYKREESLAKKARRFLDRLVAKNNKKMALKVRSKSCHDLAVL, encoded by the exons ATGGCTACAGTT atgacacacacacagagagagggcaaGGAGACTTTGCGGAGAAGGGCAAGTACTCCTATCCCTGCCTCTCATCACCCGGGGACGAGAGGTAGAGACCCGCCAGCCGACCCCCATCACCCTCCGCTTGGCCAGTCCGCCTCATACCATCCCGGAGACAAGTCTCTCCACTGCCGCGCCAACTGGTCATCTGATGACTCGGATAATGACTCGGATGGCTCAGGAGCAGATTGTTTGTACCACGTTGTTTTGCTAGGAGACCACGGTGTTGGAAAGTCGAGTCTTGCCAATATCTTTGCCGGCATTCAGGAAAAGGATGCTCACGACCATACGGGAG aGGACACCTATGAGAAAACCATGATTGTAGATGGAGAGGAGACCACCCTCATCGTCATGGACACCTGGGAGAACGAGAAACAG GAGGAGGATGAGAAATGGGTCCAGGACTACTGTATGCAGGTGGGCAACGCCTACGTCATAGTTTACTCCATCACGGACCGCAGCAGCTTTGAGAGTGCCTCTGAGTTACGCATCCAGCTGCGGCGCATACGGCAGGCCGAGAACATTCCCATCATCCTCGTGGGCAACAAAAGTGACCTGGTCCGCTCCAGAGAAGTGGCTGTAGAAG AGGGCCGTGCATGCGCCGTGGTGTTCGACTGCAAGTTCATCGAGACATCCGCTTCGCTCCACCACAACGTCCACGAGCTCTTTGAGGGCATCGTCCGGCAGATCCGCCTGCGGCGAGACAGCAAGGAAACCAACGAACGCCGGCGCTCCGTCTACAAGCGCGAGGAGAGCCTCGCCAAGAAGGCCCGCCGCTTCCTGGACCGCCTGGTGGCCAAGAACAACAAGAAGATGGCGCTGAAGGTTCGCTCCAAGTCCTGCCACGACCTGGCCGTGCTGTAA
- the LOC115143020 gene encoding GTP-binding protein REM 1-like isoform X2, whose product MTHTQREGKETLRRRASTPIPASHHPGTRGRDPPADPHHPPLGQSASYHPGDKSLHCRANWSSDDSDNDSDGSGADCLYHVVLLGDHGVGKSSLANIFAGIQEKDAHDHTGEDTYEKTMIVDGEETTLIVMDTWENEKQEEDEKWVQDYCMQVGNAYVIVYSITDRSSFESASELRIQLRRIRQAENIPIILVGNKSDLVRSREVAVEEGRACAVVFDCKFIETSASLHHNVHELFEGIVRQIRLRRDSKETNERRRSVYKREESLAKKARRFLDRLVAKNNKKMALKVRSKSCHDLAVL is encoded by the exons atgacacacacacagagagagggcaaGGAGACTTTGCGGAGAAGGGCAAGTACTCCTATCCCTGCCTCTCATCACCCGGGGACGAGAGGTAGAGACCCGCCAGCCGACCCCCATCACCCTCCGCTTGGCCAGTCCGCCTCATACCATCCCGGAGACAAGTCTCTCCACTGCCGCGCCAACTGGTCATCTGATGACTCGGATAATGACTCGGATGGCTCAGGAGCAGATTGTTTGTACCACGTTGTTTTGCTAGGAGACCACGGTGTTGGAAAGTCGAGTCTTGCCAATATCTTTGCCGGCATTCAGGAAAAGGATGCTCACGACCATACGGGAG aGGACACCTATGAGAAAACCATGATTGTAGATGGAGAGGAGACCACCCTCATCGTCATGGACACCTGGGAGAACGAGAAACAG GAGGAGGATGAGAAATGGGTCCAGGACTACTGTATGCAGGTGGGCAACGCCTACGTCATAGTTTACTCCATCACGGACCGCAGCAGCTTTGAGAGTGCCTCTGAGTTACGCATCCAGCTGCGGCGCATACGGCAGGCCGAGAACATTCCCATCATCCTCGTGGGCAACAAAAGTGACCTGGTCCGCTCCAGAGAAGTGGCTGTAGAAG AGGGCCGTGCATGCGCCGTGGTGTTCGACTGCAAGTTCATCGAGACATCCGCTTCGCTCCACCACAACGTCCACGAGCTCTTTGAGGGCATCGTCCGGCAGATCCGCCTGCGGCGAGACAGCAAGGAAACCAACGAACGCCGGCGCTCCGTCTACAAGCGCGAGGAGAGCCTCGCCAAGAAGGCCCGCCGCTTCCTGGACCGCCTGGTGGCCAAGAACAACAAGAAGATGGCGCTGAAGGTTCGCTCCAAGTCCTGCCACGACCTGGCCGTGCTGTAA